The Catharus ustulatus isolate bCatUst1 chromosome 9, bCatUst1.pri.v2, whole genome shotgun sequence genomic interval atttttgggggtttaatgtttttattgaaGAAAACTCCTAttccagcagggcagcaaaGGAATTTCTCTTCAGCATTTATAAAGTTAGCTCTTGACTGATCCTTCCAGCTATCAGCAGTAAGCTTAGAAGTCTTGAACTGTGCTAAGTACCAGAATTTTGCATGCAGCACTTCCTATCTTTGGGGCCAGACCTTGTAAGagcccagtgccagctggcATTGGGCACTTGCCATTCCTCTCTCCAAGTGTCTTGCTGGCCTGCTCCAAAGGCATTATGAATATTAAGGTCTAAATGACAACAGCACAGTCTAGCAAATGTGTGgggagatattttaaaataaagattgaTACCCGCTTTTCTAAAATGAGTCAGTATATTTAAAGGCTTAATGGtatgtctttttcctttcttttcctaggAATTAAAAGGAGGAAAGTCATATGCAAAGGTAAATTGAGATATAACTAATTTTGCCTACAGATAAGCTTTTCTTTGTTGTCATTTTATgcccttttaaaataatcttgaaTAGTACTTAATACCCATGACTTTATAATATGCAGTGACACAATGATGATGGAATTTTCAATTAGTGTGTTTAGTAAGTATATAACAATGTTATAGcaccaaaactttttttcttttgggttgGTATGTGGAAAGGTTGGTATGTGGAAAGGGTTAGTACAATTAcacttttacattaaaaaataacgAAAACTCTCctcattctttttctctcttggcactttaaatttttaactgaaaatagAACTATGCTGAATTTTACactctgggtttgttttctgctttttgcctCTGTCCATTCCTTTTAACAGGCATCCTCatatatatttgaaagaaaCTGCTGTTGAGTGGTACTCAATGTGTAATTAGCAAGTACCTTCATTCAGCTAAATGCTTACTACTAATTGTCATTTTCCCTTAACAGCTGGGATTTGCAGATCTAAACCTAGCAGAATTTGCTGGATCGGGAAATACCACTCGTCGCTGTTTACTGGAAGGTTATGATACCAAAAATACAAGACAAGACAACTCCATTCTCaaagtaatttctttcctttatcaTACTTAAAGCAATAAAGCAGAGAACAAGTGCTATTATTATGCacttaatgaaatttaaaacttATTTGCTGAACATCTTTCTGGAAGGAAAGCTATTTGAAGTAAAACCAAAAGTGTTGTTTAGAGACAATCATTAAAATCCACGCAGTCAAAAATAGAACTTGTCCCAACTTTGAAATGGAGTTGGATAGctgtaaaataaaagcttttacaAGGTGATCCTAGTCCAAAGGGAGCTGAAAAATGGACAAGTTAATATATGGCATCTTCAAGACTGGGCAACCTTCTGTGCGTCTTTCTGAGAGTGCATCTATTAACTGGCTTATTTAGGCACAAGTCACCTTCAATATCTGCATGActcctgggattttcctgttttctatTTGCTAGTAATCATGGTAACAGTTGGGGAGAATTCTTGCAAGACACCCATTCTGACATTTTCTTCCCTTAGTCCAGGGAGTTAAAAAAACTGAGTAAGCTCCATAAacctgaaaataattctgttgaGATTGtcaggtaattttaaaaacacaaattatttttctactgaGACACTAGGGTTAATTTTCCACATCATTCAGTACACACTCTGTGCATGGACCTTCTGATCTCACAGACTGTCCAGAACACTTGTAATTAATGGTTGGTTTTGACCTGCCTAACAAGCCTTCAATGCACAGTGTCCTATGGCATATTTGCCCTGtgtgtttttgctgtgtttgatgTTAGCACAACCCGTCCTGAGAGGCAGCAGTTTGCTGAACACCCTCAGCAAAGAACACACTTCAGCACCCACTGGTTGGTCTAAACAATGTTCTGTTTGCTCATTCAGGTTTTAGGTTTCTTGGCTCTGTTTTTCCCTTAAAGCCAtcttaattattaataattctAAGATTCTCCTTGTATATGTGTCTTTTTCAGAACCTATATTACCTTAAATGGTATTTTGTGTTTGTATGCCTAAGAAAAAAGATGTTGTTTTTTGCTGATGTTTATTTGCATGTGTGATGTATTTCCTTAAATATAACATTTGTGGCAAATTTAACTTACTTACATGACTATGCATGTGTCAcagagacaattttttttcttattgtggattttgttttcttaatgtgTAGGTTTTGATCAACATGCAGCTGATGTCTGGAGACCCATGCTTTAAAACGTAAGTTTGTAAAAAATCTCTGTGGAGTGGGGTTTTGATCATACATTCCATGTTGAGAATTACACTTCTAATTTGTGTTTTTATATCTCTCTAATCTGGCAAcagtatttaggaaaaaaaaaaagccaaagaaatgGAATGGTAGCTGAATAATGACTACCATGGTAAAATTGCCAGTAGAAGTGTCATAGTTCTTGCTGTTAGGTACTAGTATCAAGCACAGAATACTCACCTGTACCTCtgtaatgtaaaaaaaacccaacaaaacaaacacttcaGGGAAACTGTTCCTGCAGCAACTTTATATAAATACACTTGGTATGGGGTGATCTGACTAATACTTGTGTCTGGAAAAAATTCTGCTATACCTTTTATTCACAGGTTGCAGACGattttgaaatattcatttgcaaaaaaaaatccaacaaacaaCAGAAGTGTGATATGACTTGGTACAAGAGAAAGCACTTAAAGATATTTACTTAGCAAAGACATTATGCAGCTTTGTAAAAGATGCAAGAGGTAACATTTGAAGGGCAGGAAGCCAGGATCCTTTGGCCTCGTTGTTCTTAATCTGTATTTAAGGAAGTGTAATagttttgctgtggttttgtaCCAGTCTAGCTTAGGTGATTCACCAGAGAACTCTTCAATGTCTCCTTGTACCACTAAatgtcctttctcttttcttctacTAACATTTAATGAGAAGAACAGAACTGAACACGGTAAAATCTCATCTTGTGCTTACTGAATAAATAGCAAGAGGGTATTATCTGAATTAGTCTGATTGGGCAAACCTTTTCTGTGTCCCTCATTACTTAGCACCTCTTCGACTTCAGAACAACTTCAGTAGTTTTACTTTAGATTTAGACCTACTAAGAAATACATCACTGGAACTGATAAACAATTCATCAAAGGCAACTAATCATCAGATCTTAGATACAAACAAAGCAACgtatttgttttttattgctAGTACTAAAGGAGTTGAAATTAGTACCTAAATAGCTTTCTGGATTCCTAAAGAAAAAATCTCTTACTCAAATTATTTAGACttagcattttctttcaaactgGTGATATAACCATTTCCTGGAACATAAACTTCCagcacaaacagaacaaaaaaatttatcTAATCCAGATGTCCTTtgtaggaggaaaaataaaacttaaaacaGTTTCACAATCTGGCATCAACTCCATATTTAATGACGAAGCCTAGAAGGCTTGGTGTTTGATCTGGGATGACATCCCTGAAACCATTCAGttcttgcttttaaaagtaTGTTATGCAATTAAGTCACACAGGCACTGTACTTCTAGaagtgcttttttctttctctctttactTTCAAACAAAACCTAAGAAGGGCTGTGTTAATTTACATGAAGACAGTGACTCATTTATTGACAATGTCAAATCTAAAAATGTCAACAAATACCCATTTGTATGCAGACTAACAATCTGTTCCCAAAGTAGAAAAtaacaaagcattaaaaaaacatgtAGGTAGCAtcttgaaatatattttggttGTATTTGCTTGCAAGAGATTGCTTGTACTTTGTAATTTTGTAACTATGTATTTTGCACTAGCAAAACACAAACTAAGAggtttattaatttaataagtTCTCCCTTTGGATCTTGGTATTAACAAGCACTTGAGCtttattaaaagtttttaatattGAACTAAAATTTAAACTATATCATACATGATGCTTTTTTGGTTTCGTAGAAGGTAAAATTGAGAGGGCAATACATGGAGATGGTGCCATAAGCCCCTTTATTAGGAGCTGGGAGGATTATCAGCCCAGAATCATTTCCTCCCCAATGACAGGGATGAAAAAAAGCCAGCACAGAAGCCAACTTGGCCAATTGTTGTAtacattgggttttttttttttttagcttacCACCTTTTCGTGTATTTCTTCAAGTACTGAATAACATATATTCTTAGCATGTAAACTGTCCTGTGATTCATATACTTTAATTtgaagttgtttcttttttttttaaagacatacCACTCTAGTAATAACCAtaaaagcttctttttttttaattttccttaacGGGGGACTAGGCAGCATGTTTCCAGAAAAGAATTGTAGATCTGTTAAACTGATGCACAGTATAAATTATGCCAAcatatttgaaagcaaaactaTGTGCTGATCATTTCAGAAGGACTACAACAGAACTACAGCAAATCTTAACTACCTTTTTCTTACAGGCCTCCTTCCACAGCAACATCTATAGCAATTGCTGGAGAATCAGAGTCTTTGCATGAAGACAGGAAAGGTGGAGAAAACTTAAAAGTAGCGCATCTGGGTATAGCAGGTATAGAATAATGCTCTTAATTTTTCAACTCTTCTATAACTGGCCTCATAgtttcaaaatgtttaaaatacttcaaatcTGAAAGGAATGCTGACAGTTGGCCTTCTTGCATGGCTTGTGGGTTTCTGCTTCAAACACAGATGAAATTTTTAAGCAGGTCAgcttttcagacagaaaacatCTGGCACAATGTTCTACTATGATACTGGAGAAAGAATGGTCATCTCTTCAGGATTGACACTAGACAAATCTACAACTACATTTCACAGAAATCTGTTCTAACCCAATGGTACTCTCTGTTTTGCTCAGATATATattatcattttaattttttaaagaatgtatATTCATTATCATGCATGGTATTTTTGTAGCACTTGGATCTCCAAAAGGTTTGTAGAAAATCCGTGTCAAGTCTGTAATCCCTCTGGGAAATGTGACTTTTGAATTTAATCAAGATTACAGGCAAAGCAGCAATAAAGTTTGCTTTAGAAACACTGTCTGACTTGTGTTGCAGGTGTCTCATCAAAGAGTGCCTCAGTCCCAGATGAACTTGGTGCATGTGGACATTCCAGAACATCAAGCTATGCAAGTCAGCAATCAAAACTGTCAGGTAGCTGTCCACAATTTTGTTATCagtttttggggattatttttctttccaggctCAGACAATGGAAAATAAGTTTActttatattttgaaaagggTTTGGATTGAAAGCTTTCTCCTAGGAGTTTCAGGTGTGGCAAGGAtaacatttttccccttttgaatGGATTCACTGGATTATCTCTTCAGATGCAAGACAGCTTTTTGCCTTTGTTCCCTCCAGTGAACATATCAGAATGAGATTTTTACCTCTTCCATGAGTAAAAAAATGGAGACTTATCTCTAAAAGCTCAAGGCAATGATATTTGTCATTCTAATTGTTCTGATATAAACAGGGTTACGCAGAACAAAATAAGATGGCAGGTGCTAGGATACAAAAGCCAAAGTCAGTTGTCTATTTGATGTATGCACATACATTCTTAGGGCTTTTGGAAGTCCCTTTATAAGaagacaaaacacaaattttgctttcaggatGGACTTGGCCTGTCAAGAACATACCTAACCCATCTCTCCTGTATTTTCCCAACAGGATATAGCACATGTCACTCTAGATCATCCAGTCTGTCTGAACTCTGCCACAGGAGAAACACCTCAGTAGGGAGTACCTCAGTGGGAAGTACCTCAACAGGAACTGGAAGTATTCTAGAGGCATGTGAAGAGACTGAGCCAAAAGTAACTGAAGCTGATATTGATACATCTACTGAAGATGCACCACCTGAAAAACAATGCAGGTACACTTAATTTGAAAACCTTATCTAGCAAAAGTAAATTCCTTTATCATATCTAAGAGctctaaatatatttatttttgcagacaTCCTGTAAAGCAAGACTCTGTGGAATCACAGCTGAAGAGGGTTGATGCTACCAGAGTTGATGCTGATGATATCGTTGAAAAGATACTCCAGAGTCAAGACTTCAGTTTAGACTCAAGTGCAGAAGGTATGGAGATAAATTAAGGAAGCATAGGACAAACTGATGTACATTATGGACCTTAGGAAAACCCACTCTCTTCACAGTCCCTGTTGTTTGTATTCATAAGGACTGTGCTACACTTTCTACTTCACCTTATCTACCAGAAATTGAAAATACCTGTACATGACTCAGGGAGCTTTCCCAGATCACTATTTTAAGCCAAAAGAGCAGGTGCAAATCTGTGACAAAGGTACTTCCTCCAACCTACCCCATGTAGGAGTTGGTTCTTCATTACCTGAAGTATTCGCATCTGAAAGTATCGGCTACAAAAGCAGTAGACTTAAAATTTCTTAGATTTAGTTAGGGCAACTTTAAAGAAAGCTAACATATTTAAATTCATTTGCCTTTTAGAAGAAGGTTTAAGATTATTTGTGGGCCCTGGTGGAAGCACTTCTTTTGGAAGCCACCATCTACCGAACAGGTATGTAGCCTGAACAAGTAATCCTTAAGCAATACTGAATAAAAATGGATCTTACACAGCAATTATTCTGAATCTACATTTTTATCCTTTGTATCTTTCTATTCTGTATCATTTAAAAGCACCAAAAGAGCTAGAttgtcagtttttaaaataggaCACATAGATCATTTCCAAACCAGAACTGATGTGTCAGCCATAAGAATTGTTACTTTCAGAGTTTCTGAAGAGTCTCAGTTCAGGTTTTCCAAGATGAGTTTCTATATGGACACAGGGAACAGACACCAGTTTCAAATGGGAGCTCTACAGCTTTATTACTTTACTCTGGAGTGGGGAGAAAATTTTAAGTGTTTCACACATCTGCCTTTACAGTATCAAACTGTTACATCTTCCTGATAACCACAatcattttcttcagtttagTTTTTCTCACACATCCTGTTTCCACTTGTTTCAATGGTTTGTTCACCTTTCAGCTATTTGCAGCACTAAACTCTTTCTTCTGATAATCTGCCTCCAATTATCTTGTTGTTTAGAACCTGaggcctttttttcttctctaaaccTTCTTCAAACACCCTGATATATGACTTGACCTGAATGTGTTAATCTTCAGATGAGAAAGCATGAAATATGAGCAAGAATATGCTCTAATACTGTGTTACCTCAATATTTTTAGCTGAAGAAATCAGAATAGCCTCAGTATTTCAGCAACGACTATGAACTTAGTATAGTATAAAGGCAGTTGATAATATATTAAAGTcataaaataattgcattttatatGTGTATGTAACACTGGTGGTTAAAAAGCGATTCCTTGGCTCATCTGCAAACTGGGCACACCAACAGCTGGCTAGGATAACATGAATGGGGACAGAACATGCTCCTGTAGCACACAGACCTGTCCTAATGCAGCTGCCACAACAGTCCAGGCACAATACTGTACTAAGGCAGAGGTCACCCTATTAATTTTTTACATAGTACTGCAATTTGCTGTGGAAAACCACCCACTATGGGCTGTCATGTGGGAAATGAGAGAGTTTTGTTTACAATTCGAAGTgaacaaaacactgaagaagTTTTTCTTGTATCTTAATGTAAGATGACAATcagtttctgggttttttagACACACTGATCTGTTtatgtataaatgtatataaagAGTAATAGCTGCTTATCATGTAGCCGTGGGGATGGGTACcctaaatgtgatttttaagaaattgtAGTGAAGTCCAACAGTAACTTCTTATTTAGTAACATtactttttgttcattttgacTATTACAACAAAATCTTTTTAGTGCATTAAAGTGTAGGTGACTCCATGGCATGGTAATAATGATGAATATTTTCTACCCTTCACATTTAGCTGGTTTGGTATTTACTGTTTGGTTGGAGaggttttgttggggttttattgggaGGGCTGTTGGTTGGGTTGTTTAAACAATACACTGACTGATATGTGATACTTGCTATTTAGCTTCCATTTAAATTGACATTGAACTaacttttttcaaattttcagagTAGGATCTGGAGCATATGAGCAGGTGGTGATAAAACGCTAAACTGGAATGTCAAATGAGGAAAACTTGGAGCTCTGGTGTTGATACTTCTGGTATTGTTTGCTCTGTTGCAAGAGCtgagaaagacaaaatgaaCTCAATGTgatctttttctgaaaagcagtgGAATGCCTCTCACTCATAGAGCATCATCTTCTGTGGTATGAAGGCAATGTTTAGCTATGTGTACCTTGTAAGAGCACTTGGACAGTTTTTGTAAGCTCTGATGTTAGTGGAATTActtaatttctgtgaaacatCTGTGGAAGCATGTcccatttcaatattttatagAAAGAGATCACTTGTGGTGATGGACATTGTTTGCAATGTTGTTCCTAAAGAAACTTCTGAAAGCTGGTCTTACAAGAACTTGCAAAAAGTAATTGCTGGATTTGATTCTACATGCCGTTTTAGTTTTACAGAAGCTAATTACTCCTCCCAAGTGTTTATCAGGTCCAAGTTATGGCCTCCAAAAAACAGGCCAGCTATATTTTAACATAACCAAAACCTTCTCTTAAGAGTACTGAGCACTTCATTGTAAGGCTCAACAGAAGAGGTGAACATCACatacatttaaaacaaacccccaaaactaaAATCTAGACCTAGGATCTAAACCAGCCACTAATCACTTGTGTTAACTGTAAATTAAGGCTACAGGTTTAAATGCATCAAATGTGACTTTTTATTGTTCAAGTGATGAAAAAAGTGGGATTCCACACCAAAACACTAGGGTACAGTAGCATTTTATCAAGAAAGCTGCCTTGATTGTTAAatctggagctcagcagctgctcccacagaaACTCACTTTGATAATGCATGAACATTGACATGCAATAGGATGGGGTACTGTTTACAAACCTAGT includes:
- the FAM102B gene encoding protein FAM102B isoform X1 → MAFIMMKKKKFKFRVELELDELSSVPFVNGILFCKVRLLDGGSFSGESSREVVQANCVRWKKKFFFMCKISASATTGILDTCICRVSVRKELKGGKSYAKLGFADLNLAEFAGSGNTTRRCLLEGYDTKNTRQDNSILKVLINMQLMSGDPCFKTPPSTATSIAIAGESESLHEDRKGGENLKVAHLGIAGVSSKSASVPDELGACGHSRTSSYASQQSKLSGYSTCHSRSSSLSELCHRRNTSVGSTSVGSTSTGTGSILEACEETEPKVTEADIDTSTEDAPPEKQCRHPVKQDSVESQLKRVDATRVDADDIVEKILQSQDFSLDSSAEEEGLRLFVGPGGSTSFGSHHLPNRIWSI
- the FAM102B gene encoding protein FAM102B isoform X2, giving the protein MAFIMMKKKKFKFRVELELDELSSVPFVNGILFCKVRLLDGGSFSGESSREVVQANCVRWKKKFFFMCKISASATTGILDTCICRVSVRKELKGGKSYAKLGFADLNLAEFAGSGNTTRRCLLEGYDTKNTRQDNSILKVLINMQLMSGDPCFKTPPSTATSIAIAGESESLHEDRKGGENLKVAHLGIAGVSSKSASVPDELGACGHSRTSSYASQQSKLSGYSTCHSRSSSLSELCHRRNTSVGSTSVGSTSTGTGSILEACEETEPKVTEADIDTSTEDAPPEKQCRHPVKQDSVESQLKRVDATRVDADDIVEKILQSQDFSLDSSAEEEGLRLFVGPGGSTSFGSHHLPNRVGSGAYEQVVIKR